Proteins encoded within one genomic window of Kibdelosporangium phytohabitans:
- the def gene encoding peptide deformylase has product MTIQPIRLFGDPVLRTRADEVVEFDKELRTLVKDLWDTMESQGGAGLAAPQLGVGLRVFTYHCDGFVGHMVNPTWNAIDDECQDGDEGCLSIPGFTWETRRMRNIVAAGWNMYGEPIEVAGSDLLARCIQHESDHLDGVLFLDRLDPETRKRAMGEIRQASWFTGSMPTIKQDPHALFGGF; this is encoded by the coding sequence GTGACCATCCAACCGATCAGGCTTTTCGGTGACCCGGTGCTGCGCACGCGCGCCGACGAGGTCGTCGAGTTCGACAAGGAGCTGCGTACGCTCGTCAAGGACCTGTGGGACACCATGGAGTCGCAGGGCGGCGCCGGGCTCGCCGCCCCGCAGCTGGGGGTGGGCCTGCGGGTGTTCACGTACCACTGCGACGGCTTCGTCGGGCACATGGTGAACCCGACGTGGAACGCGATCGACGACGAGTGCCAGGACGGCGACGAGGGCTGCCTGTCCATCCCCGGCTTCACCTGGGAGACGCGGCGGATGCGCAACATCGTCGCCGCCGGGTGGAACATGTACGGCGAACCGATCGAGGTGGCGGGCTCCGACCTGCTCGCCCGGTGCATCCAGCACGAGTCCGACCACCTCGACGGTGTGCTGTTCCTCGACCGGCTCGACCCGGAGACCCGCAAGCGGGCGATGGGGGAGATCCGCCAGGCGTCCTGGTTCACCGGTTCGATGCCGACGATCAAGCAGGACCCGCACGCGTTGTTCGGGGGCTTCTGA